The genomic stretch CGCTGCTTGGATTGGCGGATGCGATTGTCGATATCGTGGAAACTGGCACTACGTTAAAGGAAAACGGATTAGAAGTTATCGAGGATATTCAACACTTCACTGCCAGAGTCATTGCCAATCGTTCTTCTTTAAAAATGAAACGTGATATATTGCAGCCTTACTTAAACATTCTGCAGGAAGAAGTGAGCACATGATGAAGAGACTTACTAGCGCGCAATTTCTGGAACAGTTTTGCACTCGCAATACAGACAGTGGTTTTGATGCTGAAGTACTGCAGACCGTTTCGGCAATTTTGCAGGATGTTCGCCTGTACAAAGATGAAGCCGTACAAAAGTACACAGCAAAGTTTGACGGTACCACAGCGAAGGGGCTGCTTGTATCAGAAGCAGAAATCCAAGAAGCCAAGGCAAAAGTTGCGCCTGCAACACTGGCAGCTTTACAAAAAGCGGCTGCTAATATCCGATCGTTCCATGAAAAACAGGTTATCACTTCTCGTATCATGACTGCAGAAGATGGCAAACAGCTCGGGCAACTCGTGCTGCCGATGGAGCGGATAGGTATTTATGTACCTGGGGGCAAAGCTGTATATCCATCGACAATTTTAATGAATGCTATACCAGCTCGTCTGGCAGGCGTTCAGGAAATTATTATGGTGACACCAGTGAGAGATAACGGAGCTATTATGCCAGTACTTGTTGCTGCAGCAGAAATTGCTGGCGTTGATAAGATTTATAAAATTGGCGGTGCTCAAGCAATCGGTGCTTTAGCTTACGGCACCGAAACGATTGCGCCAGTCGATAAGATTGTCGGACCTGGCAATGCTTATGTAGCTGCAGCTAAAATGCTCGTGTTTGGACAAGTAGGAATCGATATGATTGCTGGACCATCTGAAGTTGCCATCATTGCGGATGAAACAGCGGATCCGGCATTTGTTGCAGCAGATTTGTTAGCACAAGCTGAACACGATGAAAATGCCAGGGTTGTGCTTTTGACAAATAGCGATATGCTTATCTATTCAGTGGAACGTGAGCTGGAAAGACAGCTGGAGAAGCTGCCCCGCAGAGCTATCGCCAAAGAAGCACTGAACGG from Terribacillus sp. DMT04 encodes the following:
- the hisD gene encoding histidinol dehydrogenase translates to MMKRLTSAQFLEQFCTRNTDSGFDAEVLQTVSAILQDVRLYKDEAVQKYTAKFDGTTAKGLLVSEAEIQEAKAKVAPATLAALQKAAANIRSFHEKQVITSRIMTAEDGKQLGQLVLPMERIGIYVPGGKAVYPSTILMNAIPARLAGVQEIIMVTPVRDNGAIMPVLVAAAEIAGVDKIYKIGGAQAIGALAYGTETIAPVDKIVGPGNAYVAAAKMLVFGQVGIDMIAGPSEVAIIADETADPAFVAADLLAQAEHDENARVVLLTNSDMLIYSVERELERQLEKLPRRAIAKEALNGNSAIVQTDSLEESFALSNSFAPEHLEIQTSNPQAKLGKIKHAGSVFLGAYAPTALGDYYGGTNHVLPTNGTARFSSGLSVDDFIKKTTYTYYDKQALKQSQGSVVQLTDEEQLAGHGESINIRFKE